One segment of Octopus sinensis linkage group LG27, ASM634580v1, whole genome shotgun sequence DNA contains the following:
- the LOC118768069 gene encoding protein krueppel-like, producing MTNYSTIMNNLTKSKNPDTREKSYFCDVCGKSFSRRSNLTVHRRIHTGEKPYQCNTCGKSFSCNSHLTIHRRIHTGEKPYPCDLCDKSFSQINVLTRHKCIHTGEKPYQCIICNTSVFILGKNHISVISVVNHSHEDST from the exons atgacaaattattctaccataatgaataatttaactaAATCTAAAAACCCTGATACCAGAGAGAAATCATATTTCTGTGAT gtctgtggaaaatcattctctcgaagaagTAAT tTGACCgttcacagacgtattcatacaggagagaagccatatcagtgcaatacgtgtggtaaatcattctcttgtaaTAGTCATTTGACTATTCatagacgtattcatactggtgaaaaaccatatcccTGCGATTtatgtgataaatcattttctcaaattaatgttttaactagacacaaatgtattcatacaggtgagaagccatatcaatgtattatctgca ACACGAGCGTATTCATACTGggaaaaaaccatatcagtgtgatatctgtggtaaatcattctcacgaaGATTCCACTTAA